In Sphingobacteriaceae bacterium, the following proteins share a genomic window:
- a CDS encoding histidine kinase: MKKSSIYWYCQIFGWSFYIIVNSVFFGLSYQSSFKEYLIYFLMLPIGIAISHFYRNFIIRQKILELRISLQLICIVLFSLVKAVIFFLIFSTLFVLFGLLDSWPDFLSISTSITDFTVVFSLWNIIYFGFQYFQNYKRAEINSLRYLAASRESELNSLKAQLNPHFIFNCMNSIRALIDENPTNAKTAVTQLSNILRNTLLMDKSKEIFLKDEIALVKDYLNLEQIRYEERLNYTFKIEENISSAFIPPFIIQSQVENAIKHGISRLPGGGQILIEAFKEEQKLKIQVSNSGKINSETPLTGVGFKNSILRLELLYGSAGKISIHEANDLVVVEITIPLK; encoded by the coding sequence ATGAAAAAGTCTTCAATTTATTGGTACTGCCAGATTTTCGGCTGGTCTTTTTATATCATCGTTAATTCCGTTTTTTTCGGATTAAGCTACCAGTCCAGTTTTAAAGAATACCTCATTTATTTCTTAATGCTGCCTATTGGCATTGCCATTTCGCATTTTTACCGGAATTTTATTATCCGTCAGAAAATTCTGGAACTTCGCATTTCCCTCCAGTTAATCTGCATCGTTTTGTTCAGCCTCGTCAAAGCGGTTATCTTCTTTTTAATTTTTTCTACCTTATTCGTTTTATTCGGCCTCCTCGATTCCTGGCCCGATTTTCTTTCCATATCGACATCTATTACTGATTTTACAGTGGTTTTCAGTTTATGGAATATTATTTATTTTGGATTCCAGTATTTTCAAAACTACAAACGTGCAGAGATTAATTCTTTACGTTATTTGGCTGCAAGCAGAGAGTCGGAACTTAACAGTTTAAAAGCCCAGTTAAATCCCCATTTTATTTTTAATTGTATGAACAGTATTCGCGCTTTAATTGACGAAAATCCTACGAATGCCAAAACAGCGGTCACACAATTATCCAATATTTTGCGTAACACTTTACTGATGGATAAAAGCAAAGAAATTTTTTTGAAGGACGAAATTGCTCTGGTAAAAGACTATTTAAACCTTGAACAGATCCGTTACGAAGAACGTTTGAATTACACGTTTAAAATTGAAGAAAATATAAGCAGTGCCTTTATTCCACCTTTTATTATTCAATCGCAGGTAGAGAATGCTATTAAGCACGGAATATCACGCCTGCCGGGTGGCGGACAAATACTCATAGAAGCTTTTAAGGAGGAACAGAAACTTAAAATCCAGGTGTCGAACAGCGGGAAAATCAATTCTGAAACACCCTTAACCGGTGTAGGATTTAAAAATTCTATCTTACGGTTAGAATTACTTTATGGTTCCGCCGGAAAAATTTCAATACACGAAGCAAACGATTTGGTAGTTGTAGAGATAACTATACCTTTGAAATAA
- a CDS encoding peptidylprolyl isomerase: MLKFRFTLLLALSALIFKAQQPIDKVIGVVAKYPILLSDLQNSMVERENQGAPLDKCNAFEMLVFQKLLVAQADRDSVVVSDAEVETELTRRMNYFVQQFGSEEKMEAFYGKRTNVMRDELKPDIQEQLVAEKMNGKITGDAKLTPAEVRLFFNTIPIDSLPLIESEVELQQLVKRPTFSSEARLDARESLESYRQRVVKGEVSISTIARLYSEDPGSAKDGGHYEFGRGVMDPAFEAVAFRLKKGEISNVFETAYGYHFIQLEQRKGEMVSVRHVLVMPKMSNEDFFKCKKQLDSIHDAIKAGTISFEDAVKKFSDDEETKQNAGLMINPSNASTKFDNETLSQIDKNLIATFNSMQIGEFSNPMQFSTQDGRAGYRILKLKNRIDPHRANMKDDYQRISAMANQVKKQEIVKEWIKKRSKITYIKLDQEYLCKFENDWVISAN; the protein is encoded by the coding sequence ATGTTAAAATTCAGATTCACCCTCCTGCTCGCCTTGTCAGCTTTAATTTTCAAAGCTCAGCAACCTATTGATAAAGTTATAGGCGTTGTTGCCAAATACCCTATTCTTTTGAGTGATCTTCAGAACAGTATGGTGGAGCGCGAAAACCAGGGCGCACCGCTTGATAAATGCAATGCTTTCGAGATGTTGGTTTTTCAAAAACTCCTGGTTGCCCAGGCAGACAGAGATAGTGTGGTAGTGTCGGATGCCGAAGTGGAAACAGAATTAACGCGCCGTATGAATTATTTTGTTCAACAGTTTGGCAGTGAAGAAAAAATGGAGGCTTTTTATGGCAAGCGTACCAATGTAATGCGTGACGAGTTAAAACCGGATATCCAGGAACAATTGGTTGCCGAGAAAATGAATGGCAAAATTACCGGCGATGCGAAATTAACACCAGCCGAAGTACGTTTATTTTTTAATACCATTCCTATAGATAGCCTGCCCCTAATTGAGTCGGAAGTGGAACTTCAGCAACTCGTTAAGCGTCCTACTTTTAGTTCTGAAGCCAGACTGGATGCGCGTGAAAGCCTTGAATCTTACCGTCAACGTGTGGTTAAAGGTGAAGTTAGTATCAGCACCATTGCGCGTTTATACAGCGAAGATCCGGGTTCAGCAAAGGACGGCGGGCACTATGAATTTGGACGTGGGGTAATGGATCCTGCTTTTGAAGCTGTTGCTTTTCGTTTAAAGAAAGGGGAGATCTCCAATGTTTTTGAAACAGCTTATGGTTACCATTTTATTCAACTCGAACAACGTAAGGGAGAAATGGTATCGGTGCGTCACGTACTTGTGATGCCAAAGATGAGCAATGAAGATTTTTTCAAGTGTAAAAAGCAGTTAGACTCTATACACGATGCTATAAAGGCCGGAACCATTAGTTTTGAAGATGCTGTAAAAAAATTCAGTGATGACGAGGAGACAAAACAAAACGCCGGTTTAATGATCAACCCTTCAAATGCTTCTACCAAGTTTGATAACGAAACTTTAAGCCAGATCGATAAAAATCTGATCGCGACTTTTAATAGCATGCAAATTGGTGAGTTTAGTAACCCGATGCAATTTTCAACCCAGGATGGAAGAGCAGGGTATAGGATCTTAAAGCTTAAAAACAGAATTGATCCGCACAGAGCTAATATGAAAGACGATTACCAAAGAATTTCAGCAATGGCAAACCAGGTTAAGAAACAGGAAATTGTAAAAGAGTGGATTAAAAAACGGTCTAAAATCACTTACATAAAACTCGACCAGGAATATCTTTGTAAATTTGAAAACGACTGGGTAATTTCTGCTAACTGA
- a CDS encoding DNA-binding response regulator: protein MKAIIIDDERLARQELKNLLAAYKEVEIIAECSDAQQAREKINELKPDIIFCDINMPGKSGLELAEEISGAIDVVFVTAHDEHAIKAFELNAFDYLLKPVQAERLAETIKKLSIKETATRTDNNTPLTEKDMVFIKDGEKCWFVRLSDIRLFESEGNYVRVYFENFRPLILRSLNSLETRLNEKQFFRASRKHMINMSYIASVETWFNGGLNVKLKDGKDIEISRRQAVKLKDMMSL from the coding sequence ATGAAAGCTATAATCATTGACGATGAACGCCTGGCCCGCCAGGAATTAAAAAATTTATTAGCCGCCTACAAAGAAGTCGAAATTATTGCAGAGTGTTCTGACGCTCAACAGGCCAGGGAGAAAATCAATGAATTAAAACCGGACATTATTTTTTGTGATATTAATATGCCCGGAAAATCGGGCCTTGAGCTTGCTGAGGAAATTTCAGGAGCTATTGATGTAGTATTTGTAACGGCGCATGATGAGCACGCTATTAAAGCTTTTGAACTCAACGCTTTCGATTATCTTTTAAAACCGGTGCAGGCAGAGCGTCTTGCTGAAACTATAAAAAAATTATCCATTAAAGAAACCGCCACCCGCACCGATAACAATACACCTCTTACTGAAAAAGACATGGTTTTTATTAAAGACGGTGAAAAATGCTGGTTCGTGCGGCTCTCTGACATTCGATTGTTTGAATCGGAGGGTAATTATGTGCGTGTGTATTTCGAAAATTTCAGACCGCTTATTCTGCGCAGCTTAAATAGTTTAGAAACACGCTTAAACGAAAAACAGTTCTTTAGGGCCTCTCGTAAACACATGATCAACATGAGTTATATAGCCAGCGTTGAAACCTGGTTTAACGGTGGTTTAAATGTAAAACTAAAAGACGGTAAGGATATTGAAATCTCCCGTCGCCAGGCTGTTAAATTGAAGGACATGATGAGTTTGTAA